In Notolabrus celidotus isolate fNotCel1 chromosome 8, fNotCel1.pri, whole genome shotgun sequence, a genomic segment contains:
- the LOC117817984 gene encoding uncharacterized protein LOC117817984 isoform X1 — MDVVFGLLLLLLLGISKGVKTYCDGRQDGAQCYGALGGTLVLKLMDSASEIYKYQWLNKTTVILNGRKNRIVNNQIENRSSFTHSDGVFRIYNLSQTDDGEYALEIFDSHGSKLVHQNQKLTIQAPVSSVQLVSECLSQGEMKVSCSSEGGDSPQYSWTLDGQTLTDTQLLSGNNETNNITLKQDTSGLLVCTVRNHISTISACGFIYTNCTLPNGKLVSPWVIIATNNLCIESTTTPNWIDTEDRSLPQYAVRAAVVFLVLIGIAFYFVWKTKKFKEAQCCPITKTTENQNTSVLIAEFTRSASEL; from the exons ATGGATGTAGTGTTTggactgctgctcctgctgctgcttggaATCTCTAAAG GTGTGAAAACCTACTGTGATGGCAGACAAGATGGAGCCCAGTGTTATGGAGCTCTGGGAGGAACTTTGGTCCTCAAACTGATGGACAGCGCctcagaaatatataaataccaatggttaaataaaacaacagtgatACTGAATGGGAGAAAGAATAGGATAGTGAATAATCAGATAGAAAACAGATCCTCATTTACGCACAGTGATGGAGTATTTAGGATCTACAACCTCAGTCAAACTGATGATGGTGAATATGCGCTTGAAATTTTTGATTCACATGGATCCAAATTAGTGCATCAGAATCAAAAGTTGACCATTCAAG CTCCTGTGTCCTCTGTCCAGCTGGTCTCTGAGTGTCTGTCTCAGGGAGAGATGAAGgtctcctgctcctctgaggGAGGGGACAGTCCTCAATACAGTTGGACTCTGGATGGACAAACACTGACTGAcactcagctcctctctggaaATAATGAGACAAATAACATCACTCTGAAACAAGACACGTCAGGACTACTGGTCTGCACAGTCAGGAATCACATCAGTACGATATCTGCATGTG GCTTCATATATACCAACTGCACCTTACCAAACGGGAAGCTTGTGTCACCCTGGGTGATCATTGCCACAAACAACCTGTGTATTGAGTCAACAACAACCCCAAACTGGATTGATACTGAGG ATCGCTCCCTGCCACAATATGCTGTGAGAGCAGCTGTGgtatttcttgttttaattgGGATCGCCTTCTATTTTGTTTGGAAGACAAAGAAATTCAAGGAAGCTCAGTGCTGCCCCATCactaaaacaacagaaaatcaaaatacatctGTTTTGATAGCTGAATTTACAAGGTCTGCATCTGAACTTTAA
- the LOC117817984 gene encoding uncharacterized protein LOC117817984 isoform X2, producing MDVVFGLLLLLLLGISKGVKTYCDGRQDGAQCYGALGGTLVLKLMDSASEIYKYQWLNKTTVILNGRKNRIVNNQIENRSSFTHSDGVFRIYNLSQTDDGEYALEIFDSHGSKLVHQNQKLTIQAPVSSVQLVSECLSQGEMKVSCSSEGGDSPQYSWTLDGQTLTDTQLLSGNNETNNITLKQDTSGLLVCTVRNHISTISACGFIYTNCTLPNGKLVSPWVIIATNNLCIESTTTPNWIDTEGKRLVSRSLPATICCESSCGISCFNWDRLLFCLEDKEIQGSSVLPHH from the exons ATGGATGTAGTGTTTggactgctgctcctgctgctgcttggaATCTCTAAAG GTGTGAAAACCTACTGTGATGGCAGACAAGATGGAGCCCAGTGTTATGGAGCTCTGGGAGGAACTTTGGTCCTCAAACTGATGGACAGCGCctcagaaatatataaataccaatggttaaataaaacaacagtgatACTGAATGGGAGAAAGAATAGGATAGTGAATAATCAGATAGAAAACAGATCCTCATTTACGCACAGTGATGGAGTATTTAGGATCTACAACCTCAGTCAAACTGATGATGGTGAATATGCGCTTGAAATTTTTGATTCACATGGATCCAAATTAGTGCATCAGAATCAAAAGTTGACCATTCAAG CTCCTGTGTCCTCTGTCCAGCTGGTCTCTGAGTGTCTGTCTCAGGGAGAGATGAAGgtctcctgctcctctgaggGAGGGGACAGTCCTCAATACAGTTGGACTCTGGATGGACAAACACTGACTGAcactcagctcctctctggaaATAATGAGACAAATAACATCACTCTGAAACAAGACACGTCAGGACTACTGGTCTGCACAGTCAGGAATCACATCAGTACGATATCTGCATGTG GCTTCATATATACCAACTGCACCTTACCAAACGGGAAGCTTGTGTCACCCTGGGTGATCATTGCCACAAACAACCTGTGTATTGAGTCAACAACAACCCCAAACTGGATTGATACTGAGGGTAAGAGACTGGTATCGAG ATCGCTCCCTGCCACAATATGCTGTGAGAGCAGCTGTGgtatttcttgttttaattgGGATCGCCTTCTATTTTGTTTGGAAGACAAAGAAATTCAAGGAAGCTCAGTGCTGCCCCATCactaa
- the LOC117817981 gene encoding LOW QUALITY PROTEIN: arylsulfatase I-like (The sequence of the model RefSeq protein was modified relative to this genomic sequence to represent the inferred CDS: inserted 4 bases in 4 codons) translates to MATTALTGFSMMSLFSLGYLTWDMMSPNQVENEPDLTYVDRSPIPQPPHIIFIMTDDQGFNDIGYHSSDIRTPALDKLAADGVKLENYYIQPICTPSRSQLITGRYQIHTGLQHSIIRPRQPNCLPFDQVTLPQRLQELGYSTHMVGKWHLGFYKKECLPTRRGFDTYFGSLTGSVNYYTYDSCDGPGLCGFDLHEGESVAWNQGGKYSTHLYTQRVRKILATHDPQSQPLFIFLSFQAVHAPLQSPREYIYPYRGLGNVARRKYAAMVSAVDEAVRNITYALRKYGYYQNXVIIFSTDNGGQPLSGGSXWPLRGRKGTYWEGGIRGLGFVHSPLLRKKRRISKALVHITDWYPTLXGLAGGNESLTEGLDGYDVWEAISEGKESPRLEILHNIDPLYNYARSGSLQKGFGIWNTAVQASIRAGDWKLLTGDPGYGDWTPPQMLPGFPGSWWNLERPIVPRKSVWLFNISGDPYERFDLSEQREDVVKELLARLVYYXRTAVPVRYPSEDLRADPHLNGGAWGPWVGDEEEDSWDSVYKTEKKDRKKNLKFSKSRSFFRRLNTRIMSNRI, encoded by the exons ATGGCAACGACAGCTCTGACTGGGTTTTCTATGATGAGCCTCTTCAGCCTCGGGTATCTGACCTGGGACATGATGAGTCCTAACCAGGTGGAAAACGAGCCTGATCTAACTTATGTTGACAGGTCTCCTATCCCACAGCCTCCtcacatcatcttcatcatgacAGACGATCAGGGATTCAATGACATTGGCTATCACAGCTCTGACATCAGGACGCCAGCATTGGATAAACTGGCTGCAGATGGAGTGAAACTGGAGAATTATTACATCCAGCCTATCTGTACCCCGTCTCGAAGTCAACTCATCACTGGCAG GTATCAAATCCACACTGGCTTGCAACACTCCATCATCCGGCCCCGCCAGCCCAACTGCCTGCCTTTCGACCAGGTCACCCTCCCTCAGAGACTGCAGGAGCTCGGCTACTCCACCCACATGGTCGGCAAGTGGCACCTGGGCTTCTACAAGAAGGAGTGCCTACCCACCCGCCGTGGCTTTGACACATACTTCGGCTCCTTAACGGGCAGTGTGAACTACTACACCTATGACTCCTGTGACGGCCCTGGGCTTTGTGGCTTTGACCTGCATGAGGGGGAGTCAGTCGCCTGGAATCAGGGGGGCAAATACTCCACCCATCTCTACACCCAGAGAGTCCGCAAGATCCTGGCAACCCATGATCCTCAGTCCCAGCCGCTattcatcttcctctccttccaagCTGTTCATGCGCCACTGCAGTCCCCGCGGGAGTACATTTATCCGTACCGTGGGCTGGGAAATGTGGCGCGCAGGAAATATGCTGCTATGGTTTCAGCTGTAGATGAGGCAGTTCGGAATATAACGTACGCCCTCCGCAAATACGGGTACTACCAGA GTGTCATCATCTTCTCCACAGACAATGGGGGTCAGCCTTTGTCCGGTGGAA ACTGGCCACTGAGAGGACGCAAAGGCACCTACTGGGAAGGTGGCATCCGAGGATTGGGTTTTGTCCATAGTCCACTGttgagaaaaaagaggaggattaGTAAAGCCCTTGTACACATCACTGACTGGTACCCAACTT GTGGATTAGCAGGTGGCAATGAGTCCCTGACAGAGGGGTTGGATGGGTATGATGTTTGGGAGGCTATCAGTGAGGGTAAGGAGTCACCCAGGTTGGAGATCCTCCACAATATTGACCCTCTGTACAACTATGCACGCAGTGGTTCACTGCAAAAAGGATTTGGGATTTGGAATACAGCTGTACAGGCCTCAATACGAGCCGGAGACTggaaactccttacaggagacCCAGGCTATGGAGACTGGACACCCCCACAGATGCTTCCAGGCTTCCCCGGCAGCTGGTGGAACTTGGAGCGCCCCATCGTGCCCAGGAAATCGGTGTGGCTTTTCAACATCTCTGGAGACCCCTATGAACGTTTTGACCTTTCCGAACAGAGAGAAGATGTAGTCAAAGAGCTGCTAGCTAGGTTGGTGTACT ATCGCACTGCTGTGCCGGTAAGGTACCCCTCAGAGGACCTACGGGCAGACCCCCACTTGAATGGAGGTGCCTGGGGACCCTGGgtaggagatgaggaggaggacagcTGGGACAGTGTGTACAAGACAGAGAAGAAAGACCGGAAGAAGAATCTTAAATTCTCCAAAAGCAGGTCGTTTTTCAGAAGACTTAACACAAGGATTATGTCAAACAGGATATAG
- the LOC117817814 gene encoding muscle M-line assembly protein unc-89-like — translation MSVNASKHELLQLIYRHLKEQGFHSAADELQRNSPQEGTSVSPSLFDIYNSWLKDSKTKRKPASKGRTTKPKATKVQSPSATNQTPAEDDSSPDDDSQSLLPQVKSPKKKSTPEKKPAARKKVPTTPRVATPVTKKDKPAKKVQTPKKSAPAKRGKKDEKSAVVAPGGNDSDSDSSLDVEKWKNLLQQMTESDMAKMDSINALDSSTPPPKKTRVRKPRAKPPAKTKTTTQQNKETSENNEKGEEKIVTEKPMEKSETKQSKQKKAAPVISTAPSQEQNSPVEDPVESTVPLSNTPAKKAKRKSVTPSEENSEETTSEPKKKKKKEVNEINVGESPNKTVDDGKENVKKKKQKKGTEEKTGDKVIEEKKQVEGITGDSKKNEGEVMTGNETENVENVPVSEQIVQEKKTKKRKKKDTDGENNAEQEAEKVEEDTQQKFEKKKVKKKKKIIDVTENSQLVDETLPEVPEIPEQTPEKEKSKKKKKVIAKNEESLEQVVKGKKAEKKKKDNTGANNSEQEVEVPIPVQVTSEEAPEQITSEETPEQINSEETPEQVTKVKKKKKKVSLENNSEQEVEVPTSEHITSEETPEQVISEETPEQITKVKKKKKRVSSLENNSADTDPLPPPDPETPSPPKVKRKKKSKSTADEDTDTVQDSTAMETLQTPLGDSKKKQKKSSTSKDD, via the exons ATGTCCGTGAACGCATCAAAACACGAGCTGCTCCAGCTAATCTATCGACATCTGAAGGAGCAAGGTTTCCACTCAGCTGCAGACGAGCTCCAGAGGAACAGCCCACAG gagGGGACAAGCGTTTCTCCTTCTTTATTTGACATCTATAATTCGTGGTTAAA agACTCGAAGACAAAAAGGAAACCAGCCTCCAAAGGAAGGACTACTAAACCGAAAG CAACTAAAGTCCAAAGTCCATCCGCCACTAATCAGACACCAGCTGAGGACGACAGCAGCCCAGATGACGACAGTCAGAGTTTACTGCCACAG GTTAAATCACCCAAGAAGAAAAGCACCCCTGAGAAGAAACCTGCAGCACGAAAAAAGGTTCCAACAACACCACGCGTTG CCACTCCAGTCACAAAGAAGGATAAacctgcaaaaaaagtacagactccaaaaaag tctGCGCCagcaaaaagggggaaaaaagatgaaaaatcaGCAGTTGTAGCTCCAGGAGGCAATGATTCAGACTCTGACAGCAGTCTGGATGTCGAGAAATGGAAGAATCTGCTCCAGCAGATGACAG AATCTGACATGGCCAAGATGGACTCCATCAACGCCCTGGACTCCTCCACACCACCACCCAAGAAAACGAGAGTGAGAAAACCCCGGGCCAAGCCTCccgcaaaaacaaaaaccaccACTCAGCAGAATAAAGAGACaagtgaaaataatgaaaagggGGAGGAGAAAATTGTGACAGAAAAACCGATGGAGAAAAGTGAAACAAAGCAGAGCAAGCAGAAAAAGGCTGCACCTGTGATATCCACCGCCCCGAGCCAAGAGCAAAACTCACCTGTGGAAGATCCAGTGGAATCAACTGTCCCCTTGTCAAACACACCAGCaaagaaagcaaaaagaaaatctgtgacTCCAAGTGAAGAAAACTCTGAAGAGACAACGTCTGAGcccaagaagaaaaagaaaaaagaagtgaatGAAATCAACGTGGGAGAGAGTCCCAATAAAACTGTTGAtgatggaaaagaaaatgtcaaaaagaaaaaacagaaaaaaggcaCAGAGGAAAAGACTGGAGACAAAGTAATAGAGGAGAAGAAACAAGTGGAAGGAATAACAGGAGATAGTAAAAAGAATGAGGGAGAAGTAATGACAGGGAACgaaactgaaaatgttgaaaatgtgccGGTTTCTGAGCAAAtagtgcaagaaaaaaaaactaagaagaggaaaaagaaggacACTGATGGAGAAAATAATGCAGAACAGGAAGCTGAAAAGGTAGAAGAAGATACACagcaaaaatttgaaaaaaagaaagtaaagaagaagaaaaagataatTGATGTTACGGAAAATTCACAGCTGGTAGATGAAACTTtaccagaagtaccagaaatcCCAGAGCAGACACCTGAAAAAGAgaaatcaaagaagaagaagaaagtgattGCTAAAAACGAGGAAAGTTTAGAACAGGtagttaaaggaaaaaaagcagaaaagaagaaaaaggacaaCACTGGTGCAAATAACTCAGAACAGGAGGTTGAGGTACCGATACCAGTGCAGGTAACCAGTGAGGAAGCACCAGAGCAGATAACCAGTGAGGAAACACCAGAGCAGATTAACAGTGAGGAAACACCAGAGCAGGTCAccaaagtgaagaagaaaaagaaaaaggtctCATTGGAAAATAACTCAGAACAGGAGGTTGAGGTACCGACATCAGAGCACATAACTAGTGAGGAAACACCAGAGCAGGTTATCAGTGAGGAAACACCGGAGCAGATCAccaaagtgaagaagaaaaagaaaagggtcTCCTCATTGGAAAATAACTCCGCCGACACAGATCCACTACCTCCACCGGATCCTGAGACTCCAAGTCCTCCAAAAGTGAAGAGGAAAA agAAAAGCAAGTCTACAGCAGACGAGGACACAGACACAGTCCAAGACTCCACAGCCATGGAAACCCTCCAAACACCTTTAGGTGATAGCAAAAAGAAG CAAAAGAAATCCTCGACGAGTAAAGATGATTGA